The sequence GCATTCACAAATTTACTTATCAAAAATAGGACAATTTTCGAAACCCAGCGACAAGAATTACGTACCAACCAATGAGATAGCCGAATCCCAAGAAGAATGTGAGGATTCCACATTGGCGGCGAAACAGAACCATGGAAGCATAACCCAGTAACATTGGTACCAAGAAATGCAGATTGGAAGAGAAACCAAAGGAGAGGTAGGAGAGACACGCGCCAGTTCCGGCGGCGTAGAGATGCTTGGCGAATCGACCCGGTACGAATCGCCAGAGGAAACTGATGGGTATGGTGGCAACGAAGCAGAGGAGGAACCGGAGCACCGGTACGGAGACCCCAATCGTCGCTGCCATGGAATCCATGTCGAGGTCCATGGCTAACTCAGCTCGGTGTTTTGCGTCTCTTGGTCTTCTGAGTCCCGAAGCTCTGATATTCGGTTTTTGCTGGTGATTGTGAATGTCACACACAGCACAAATTGGTCGAGTCGACAAAAGAAAGCTTTTTTAAAGACGCTTCAAGTTCCAAAAAAGCGTCACAAAATTCTCCAAAAAatcgaccaaaaaaaaataataataaataaaaggtttttTAAGAGGCTTCGAGTTTTGAGAAATTACGATAATGCCCCTATTCTCTATTCTTTTCTTTGTCTGGTGGATGTCGAGGGCTTTCACGCGCTGTCACTGCGCGTGGAAAATTACgtttgtggatttatttataaaaaatctcGAAGTTATCGAAAGCTCTTTTAATTGCGGACGAATCAGATTGATGATGGGATGGGTTGGGTTTTGACGGTCGGTCCTGATTTTGATCCAAATTCAGAGAATGCGTCGTATAATATTACAATCGTcgcaaattttgttttgaactTTTTTGCATTAATCATATTGTTAAatcccaaatttttaaaaaagaattttatcacTAACTTGTTTTAATTAATGATGGTAATTCAAtcatccattatttttttttattaattaattttaacatctaaaaattaaaattagcttTTCATAAAACTAGTCAATTATATgacatttatataattaaaagttaCTAATGATTACTCTTTTTTAGATCATGAAAATTTCctcttttcctccaatttataattaaaaaaattatataacattgaattttcttaaataaataaataaataacacaaaaaaaaaaattgctatattTGACCACATAACTAGCATATAAGTTTGTCCCAATACCACCCATTTTTTAAACCCAATAGTTCCCCTCGTCCaaataatctaattttttttttttttaaatgttctaACATGTAGTACACGTTTTTGTTACTCACATTCCTCTTAATTTTTACTTCATACACTActgaaaatataaagaaaatctaAACATACACTATTTTATATGTCtaccaaaatataaagaaaatataaagaaaatataaagaaaatatatgtcTACCAAAAGAAACAGTAAGCATAGCTCTAGTTTATGTAATTCTTTAACTCGTATGGTGTAGATAGTGTGGACGTATTTCGCTAGGTATTGATTTGATTTTGGGATCACAAGTATGTAAagcatcaataaataaataatcttgttaaataaataaaattatttgattttaattcgGACTGTTTTACAAATgaataaatttgttaaattcataacataataattttaaaaaaaaatttctttaaaatccatcgaatatataaattaatattttattaaacttacaaaagtaaataatatatatatatatataaacatttactatatataacaactaaatattacttaataatttctctttttttaatttagattttttccaaaatatacattttaaattttttacttgTATCAagatgtaccaaaaaaaaaaaattgaaataagaaTTGATCAACTGATgctctattaatttttttcttttcttgttaattGAGAAGCGATCAATCTTATAATTGTAGATTTGATTAAGCCTGAttgatattttcttttgtaaatatatatatatatatatatgtatatattataatgtcagtaaaattatttatcaaaaatagtataaattctttttaaattaataaattattcattcattaataaataaataatctttttaaatgaataattttttataatctcAAAAATACTAGGTTATACTGTATATGTTAGAATGACTAGAAAATGAGAGGAAAAAaccaatgaataaaaaaaatggataaaaaacATGGAACCAAAAcacaaatcattaaaaaaaatataattagcaTACTTTTTCAAtgttaaaagagaaaatttgtCATTCATCTTAATCTCCATTGTTAGAATTTAATGTTTAAAGCCTATTATTGACATTCTACtaatttatatgtttaaaatatgaaaatatcattaaaattgtATCGTGGTTAGTAAACCACTTTTTCGGCTtcattcataattttaaaagaataaagtaCTCTTTTTAACccattaacattatttttacaTTGATGGAATAGGAAAAGAAAGCAaagcatttaattattttgtttgaatttaaaaaaataaataaataaaaagataaggacgaaattttttcttttatttcagcCAATTTAGTTTTCCATCCAAAATTGATAAGaaactttccaaaattaccattaGTAATATTTAGTTATGGAAGGTATTTTTGTAAATAacataaattagaaattagGGCTTATATTTGCTatttaatctataataattttaaacaacAAAGGGAGGATTTAGGATGACTATATTGTGATCTATGACTGTATTGCATGATTTGGGGTGCTCATGGTTGGAAAAAAAACATAGATTAAAGCTACATTTGAtacttaatttgtaattttggaaGGATTTAGGATAATCTTGaaattttcatgatatttataaagtattattaataatatatgtaagcaaatatagaaataaataaaactttatttattaatacCAAGATACAAAACCGCTTTAAATTCCTTTCAGGATATTTAAAGCAATTCAAGTGATTCCATTTGAAAAAAACcccacttaaaaaataaaacttgattAACCTCGATTGAAAcgcttaaaaattcaaattctatcTATATTTTAGGAGGGATTGGTTTTGAGATGGATTGTTACAAATCCAATCTATTCATTTTCAATGAATATGTAATgactcaaaatataataatataaaaatataagtaaaatgATGATAAtccattatttgataaataaatataaatacaattggAGAAAGAAACGGCATAATTAAATACTCATTAAACATAGGTGATGCGTTATTAATTCCTTCATTTTTAATTCCttcatttgtttaaaattatcataGAAAACTATCCATATTTTCAACTGTATATCTATTCTTTttgtgatctttttttttttttcaaaatttcgatgttaaatatattattgatgcaTAATACTTTATACAATATAATTATGTTATTTCTATACAATACATAACTAATATTAATACTGCAAAGTAATGtgttattgttttgtttatacaattctatataatttatgtgtcaagttttattaaaaaaaattaaaagtctcCATGATTTTGTTTaagtttttatcaatatttttctcaatttttactTAAAATCATATTGTCAACATTTTTGTCTCTATTAATATTTTCTCTGAATCAAACTGATGCACCTGATGAAATTCAACCTGTTCAGATCGAAACCGTtggggtattttttttttcttatccatCCAAATaaaacccatatatatatatatatatatttaaattttataattacatACATGGCAAGTATTGATAGGTTATTAATGTTTCTTCTCATGGTCTCTACCGCATGGTATCTGAACTATTTAAGACAACAAATTACCCACCGTCTGATTTTCCCACACtgatttttaaagttaaaaactcGACCTAAACCAGCGAGCCCACCGCTACCATATTGTTGCCGACGACGACAGCCGCTGCCACTGtgtcttctctttctctctctctctctctctctccaggtttctctttctttctaatCAGGGTTTTTTACCTCCTTAAATTCTTAGTTCAACgattcttagatttttttttttttttggggtactcGCACTTTCTCTAcccatatttgtttttttcatatCAGAATGAGGAAATCCAACGAAATCATGAAGTCAAACAAAACCAAGTTCCAAGatagtgaagaagaagaagaagaagaagaagaagaacatgaATCTTCCTCTTCTTCAGAAGAAGTGGGTAATcgaggtttttttatttttttttaatttatgatatcatatttcaataacaaatttgattaaaaaaaaaattcgaacaaagatggatttttttttttaattttaattttaatttatgatgGTAGGAGGAGGAGATAGAGAGGGAACTAGCGGATGTGACATTCGGGGATTTGCAGAAGGCACGCTCTGATGGGTCGTATTCAGTGTACCAGAAGCACAATGAAGTGAAGAAAAGTGGAAGGGCCAATAAAAACAGGTAAATTTGagtaaaaaaaacatttggtTTGTTGTATTGGGTTTGGTTTTATAatgtagttaaaaaaaaagtttctgatttttatgtgattttgtgAAGGCCACTGGAAGCTAGTTCTAAGAAGCCCGTTGGTAGATTTAGAGAGGTTATCCAAGCTCCAAAAAAGGTGATTGTGATCGATAtttatgttaattattattaaacttATTGAAATCAATTGGGAGGTTGTTCTTTATAACtaattgttttgttaataaCAAGTCATAGGGTTCGTAATTGAAGCACTGAAGTCGGTTTGgccttattattaattttttttgacaagTTAGATGGCCTTTTGACTTGTggggtttgtttatttattgagGATTGAAACCATTTTGGTTCTTATCCTTCTCATGATACGGTAGGttccatgttttttattttatgaaactaAGCAATGGTGAAAATTTTGTGAATTGTGATAGCTAAGTGCAGCTTCTTTTATGagtttcagtttttatttatttttatctgtaGAACATTAAGGTATCAAATACAGTTTTATAcgattttttcttttgggacAAATTGTTGTTTTAGATTTAGTCACATGATACAAAGACTAGACTTTCTAAATTTATGTTTATTCTTGTCGCTCAATTTGCAaggaaaaaatctaaaattcgttaaatttttccttcaaaatgGTGAAAAATCTCTGTTATTTTGGTGGGATTGTTGAAATTTTGTAGTTGTGAAATCTAAGAATGAGAAGACATCAATTAACAAACAACTATTAGTTAATTATTTCCTCAATTTTCTTATCGGTATGATGTGAAACTTGTTAAATTTATGTTTATCAGCACGTAAGCATAAAGCCTTTTGACGGTTCATGTCATTTTACTGCTTGTTTAGGTGGTCTGTGACCCACGATTTGAATCATTGTGTGGTACACTTGATGTTGACGGGTaagcatctctctctctctctctctcttctgttTCTCCTGTATGCATTTATGTGAGTATGGGGCTTGCTTAAAGGCTGTTGCTTGCTTAAGGGGTAATAGTGTTTTCTTATTAGTAGCCTTACTAATGGGGCGCTTTACACTGTAAGCCTTGTTAGCTTCCAGTCATTAGTTGCTTTCTTCCTCCGTTCGTCTATCTGTCTGTTCCTCTCTGACTTTTGAATACCACATAATTGAAGCAATTTAGAAATCTGAGAGTTAATTTACCTTGCATATTGATGGTAATGTGGAAACGACCATTGACTATACAGTAGTCCTGGAATATTATGTAATATGGAGGTTTTTGATGCATGCTTCAAATTTAGTATCTGTATCACTAGGATGAAAAAACATGAAGAATCGTTTCCTGGGATATTGGcatttcaattatttaaaagggaaaataaCCACCAATCTTTGTGGTATTATTTAAAGGGGCACTAAGTTATTGTTTGACTTCTCACGTTGACGACTTATTCCTAATGATTATTCTCAAGAACACTTCATATCTGTAATTTTATTTGGTAACTGTTCTGACTTGCCAACGGCCTGGCAatacttcttttattttctttcaatgcttattttttgttctataaATCACATAGTGGTACTCCACCTTATGCAAAttgattgaattttcttttaaagcttatatgtttttttgttgTAAGTAATACTATTAAGATGATCTCACAGGTTTAGGAAGAGATATAGTTTTCTGTACTCAGAGGAGCTTCCTGCTGAAAGAGAggtaattttcttaaataagtTATGGTTTCGTATATATGACTTGAGTGCTCATTTCCTGTTTGTGACTGTAACTTTTGGTTATTACAGGAATTACGCAAGCAATTAAAGAAAACCAATAACCCAGAAGTcactaaagaaataaaagatcGCTTATCTTGGATTGTAAGTGCTTGGCCTATTTATGTGTCATACCGATTCTGGTCATTTACCCAATATGTACTtctctaatttttgtttatctCTATGGAAATTTGGAGCAGTTTTTTAATGGACTCTTTCATTTTCATTGCACATTTGCAGGACAAACAGTTGAAGTACAAGTCAGTAAAGCATACTGATGCTAAAATTCTGGCTGAGCACAAGAAAAATGAGAAGGAAGCAGCAAAGCAAGGAAAACAACCCTTTTATCTTAAGAAATGTATCCCTTTCTCTCTATTCTTCTCTCTCTGTTGCTCTGTTTGTCTTAGCTTCTAGGAGATAATTTCTCATTCTTAGCTTTGCTTAATCATGTATATGATACAGTCTGACTCACCATTTGTGTTTGCAGCTGAGGTCCGAAAGAAAAGGCTGGTTGAAAAATATGAAGAACTTAAGGTATCAGTCTACTCACTTTCAGCCATGATATGGAAATATGCATTCGGTATGTTGTGGCATACTAATTATAACACTTTCATATAATCCAGGCATCTGGCAAACTTGAAGCTTACATTGAAAAAAGGAGGCGGAAGAATGCTGCCAAGGACCATAGATACATGCCATATCGCAGGCCTGATAATGCTGAGCAGCAAAGATGATTAGATTGTTCTTTAAAAATAGTATGAATTTGTGTTTATCTTCATAGTTATGTTGAAGAAGTTTATGCATTGAGATGGGGTTTGAATAGTGCATGAGATGCTTCACTTCTGGAATCTGCAGCAGTCGCAATCTTACTGAGCAAGGAACAATGGGAGGAGAAAACAAGAAACCCATTTTTGCAACCATGTTGACCTATTTTTCCGCTTCATGATTACCATACAAttgtaatttattaaattttagtgaaggttttgattgtttttaagtttactGATCTATCTTTTTATGTTCTCAGGCACAAAAAAAGACCAATACATCTTGTGAATGGCATTAAGTAGACCAAAATAACCACCATGTTTATGTTTTTGTACGCTTAGTGGATAAATACCAGATGCTGGTATTATAATTCCTTCAGTTCTTATTTTCTTTGGTtataaaattcaacattctgTTAATCATCACATCATAACCCATCTCTTCATAAGCTAGAGACCTTGACCTTGACCGTGTGGAAACATTTGTCTAATGGCTCTAAATTTAAAACCCAAATAAGGGCAGCAATAGATCTAAAGCAAGCTGAaatttataccatttttcattgaaaataaatattaaaatcaattattttacaGCTATGGAAGTGTATCTGATAAGAGAATTGATATTGCAGATCATCGTGGGCGAATAAAGAAAGGATATGGTTATTTTTATTGGGTCTTTTTCTGTGGATCTGCTTTGAATGATTGGGAATAAAAAtcttatgacttttttttttttggataaagaaAAAATCTTATGACTTAGTGTATGTCAAACTACataaattgttatattattcaTTGAAGTTCCTTAATTAGCTTGTTTTTAACCCCAAAAGTACTATATTTTCAATGTCTGATCTTGTTAATCTTATGAAAATGATTCAGAAACATGGCAATAGTAGTAGAAGGTGCTTGTAGAACCACATTTTACAATGTTCCTAaatacaatctttttttttgttattaaatttttcttctcactatttaataacaaaaatccAAACCATTCTGTCAAAAACTCATCCTCCATG comes from Ziziphus jujuba cultivar Dongzao chromosome 6, ASM3175591v1 and encodes:
- the LOC107430024 gene encoding uncharacterized protein LOC107430024, which produces MRKSNEIMKSNKTKFQDSEEEEEEEEEEHESSSSSEEEEEIERELADVTFGDLQKARSDGSYSVYQKHNEVKKSGRANKNRPLEASSKKPVGRFREVIQAPKKVVCDPRFESLCGTLDVDGFRKRYSFLYSEELPAEREELRKQLKKTNNPEVTKEIKDRLSWIDKQLKYKSVKHTDAKILAEHKKNEKEAAKQGKQPFYLKKSEVRKKRLVEKYEELKASGKLEAYIEKRRRKNAAKDHRYMPYRRPDNAEQQR